A genomic region of Plasmodium malariae genome assembly, chromosome: 14 contains the following coding sequences:
- the PmUG01_14038900 gene encoding conserved Plasmodium protein, unknown function: MDTGEKEINVYSLLRKNFEGSKLNFKTNNKSKIYNNRIDVLENNYITYNSNSDLSDACNNNSEILNGKNCILKLNRTFEKLELKDECNTGDINIPIKVDYNDIEELPVENSKNSNIADDTNMHLRQLPELKDKNNLTNYNLSKEINGSLKYNYPNVQNTEYSDVSDSKRTIKLEDNDDNLINVSSCVTYEEANNSNNRGNNNNNNADVLGNDIEYTERNIHYNFINNNSSSSSNSDNNNNRNMNSTSMCMSISNNHSNNHVSVNDENRNISYNLSNNIVIEKQNDNISQYTCNSKRLDEKDIIKYEIMRYYNRSEINENVLNNYILNIDNRKEDVKNSNLTPGNNNQNYDVNIEDDTINYEMGKINEVSTNKMDVNKFSNIKELSEPNKLININEKKDINEINNFSNDSKENHINILGKHLEEKHMNDSILLDMNYFNKTVLYNNGNESEVDTKNSNNMDIQNDIHNNSGVIIGTNMNNSSGMDNSVGMHLINSMNSVNNMGRVNNYNKFVDYTGGSYFNIIESKSRNEDLYSLKRSELGNNALFSKDINRSILYQEKISNENATKEDNYTNEIKGFSLVHLENRNYIPSDRINNDINIDNNDSRNNNNDSRNNNNDSRNNNNVSGNNNNGVSYNNIDSSDKNNNNDSSDNNNNNVSSDNNNNNNNNDNDSSNNNNDNDSSNNNNDNDSSSNNDTSIINNRNVNMMEKIKNLSKALNKENVFVHTNYNTLMIPKGELNEESINSNNIYEEQALEEIKNRLKGNYIYSLQNVKNSENTSNNIDNFSNESYNISLDLKNVNFVENNMIENLCDPNKPYDIANYYNKNFVHRENENGTNKPPPIANISKYEENININTNNNANSSSNSNSSTNSNCNSSTNSNCNSSTNSNCNSKGLRNNGEYNMIMKKENNSNDHYRNSKANKKRCISSRIHLPNNMNKEKGDYKNILNLKNNRKKCSTTNIDEYDTEIEEMKLKKKEFRKMILNNKSEFTTINESDELYKTVLYFEKKNKKILKMRKSLRRKRKLKRLINSENDDPQTCMENNTATASTSTTTASSNNSNNNNTNKAIVKYDRVKVEEKENWKNISLDKSENTGVQNFLSDDAFIYQECFNNIDSNQSAKGIITENKDMHTSISTNKEENNNSNSYINVINNNDFNSYCAYSKNNEKNETHYTLNYCPQYLNNDGILDAEKNINCTINVTKNEYISNEWTSNDDRSNNNSKEDYNHQVENSNSNNNNTSTVGSMFGNGSGKCTMPLNKNTGGIYNISTINDNNYASNIYSSNVVPIKNEKTYSDQGECTTDSYACNPSKRMNSESCAGYNDTLKKNEFSCSQLNSGMDISMFGVKNENSNVTNTNNDNNNISAGSGSISGVNNGITESSRSLEEFVSHELSENSQEKTKIKDEVNNEPAGKRLNSRRKLRDRKEKCRKDDDYIYDDETINEAVKKGRSNKGKNKGNNTLKKNRNNGESSRINNSTSNSNNNFHVNYCNSDIMQKNGEAMVFHHNDEEELNRGNELVSVKQEMAGRWINENNVDLSRTTYKHEPLSYDLENNVSNGTNNAAGFNKKDDLEKEKNVSTSVAEANKNAVTETSTVSNSAVGYSTVDSGTVKSSASDNSTVENTNGGSAIEEGNNKLLHDNCAENQHNKSDKDLKPKRKQKRNVKLYKAQKNKGETTLEKKLRIKICLEDYYKRNKEIYNGIDTLSPIDDINLPSIEDETFNDNLAILFKKKKKNLICSSCLYSYKIQISKRHEFMDLIKARNNDMDTYNELKEKDMEEKCKELTIITKKKNSSKRCKNRAEDIRHGNCVPLELEAGTYVYEKMKSEKYLDINLYKELVEKNVVVENYCKITFYCLCGYYKYIKEDDEWKQIINCYYEENEEQKPKAPYVFCTKCKELLITNRFLDKDKTKIIMICDCGSRNYDRTNYFWSRRGNIKQRKAPQILCDECHSKMWVHTWLDDIGSKVKLLCKCGFKNYLKKNNNWVRSPRWKKPVPLIICNSCQQKMYMSQWLNNDGTKVKMKCECGWKTLIKEGNTWVRSEWSKKLLCLRLVKNPDLLQKKYNIHARKKIKSEEEEEEEEGEEEEEGEEEEESLSDINSQRGDNSNNKNDPQSYSVSEMIMNHNDTIIKELTNNKAEGCIKGESNSSVRMKRNDSKIGNELIDSSVLSQKKLFMNSSNNYGNNNNNNNCNNNNNNNNCNNNENIGNNNNNNNSSSAIDTRSSDMLLRIEAEDASDMNKKNVCDETIFNKCNSNSNSNSNSNSNSNNNGNIENLCNQGMDNLKRFLNFKNNVFGSSSTKNADYYICNAEKESGIHSPYNNMINNRKNMVTRAGHYGSNEYKQENNKTNIERNIHPYWDDINFDIMSNDNNQKKKQAVLEKNKSNQKKNNNVYSSEQLSNPESFAVANVAAGGTTTSSSSIAYTLMYEDSEPSNGQRYKTHQTDEEISNDNILDENSGVIIDSINNRQGSVNRNIGKLSQYPINRSVSYDFYNIKDSANGANKTGKQLSKAFYNNFNCYVNNNYCDNNIEENYFNQPVLSHINEDNYTNDSSANANLYDAYNSVVNSSNSNRIGNNNGSNNGSIIGSVIGSNNGSNNESNNDSIIGSNNGSIMGSNNGSNINTFQHINSNNNYEVSYNMSTISANSLPDQFTDNEDDDASVLSYKLGYDKKKFLQDYLKKLNIHISEYDINTLVENLNDDTLFETFLEKLSIDKNQMGKNKLDDNAVNVSAYYQNQLCLNEIYDKNNLCSYEDFTRDIYASELYQNDLYKNALYQNDLYENRFYDNIVKNAFNKNNNFIEKSPGENNMINDDNIKVIIGENKMDKNELKNNNMNINNEKINETLNSTLMEKNDVPTYPINIKKERDKSFMSKDIMNKRLMDNISSNDYFNMTYNFMDDLSTKGKYHMEMNRNVDNLNENINLKNVDNCESIGISGDNKIFSNSTTAENIGVKKFEHITYKEDINMNISNNSGNVSNNSGNVSNNNCITGDNITCYENENLLNLCNFNDESEYFTNQFKNIIDHILSDKSTPIEKKTFNNYVKTIANNFCNNPNKEDPVLNENRCFNINTGICEEGENYLKGDNEIDDSKKNYKELLLSFAETQNDNSACIDNNFCNDYNTYENILCIQKMNEKGKSELSSSLYKSQLNEISQDKNDLNEIISAYNFNSDSEEKVCMHERKYKINDFITVCTYCHEYINYNMDCNIISANNLDCNNDLVHKSNIHEDIVIQNNYLKNYEDAVSEKKIMKEYCSDNIYSPVKYENKYALNFLDSQIKCSTNSSKRIGKNDIVGINSNNSSNSSSNNSSNNSSNSSSNNSSNTSSSSGISNQWFNKNIPIVENVEHNQIYSQYCDYYMNNKNILDDVQITNNYLNNPFLHDQNKYTPVGDNCTNIHTTTRKSENFIFNEDNSKNYLGSTTNYINGINSSNEEELPYKKASFNENNFNSNNRDDNYQENYTNYINPECNNNSCYNIIHT; encoded by the coding sequence ATGGATACAGgagaaaaggaaataaatgTGTATTCTTTacttagaaaaaattttgaaggctcaaaattaaattttaagacaaataataaaagtaaaatatataataatagaatagatgtattagaaaataattatataacttATAATTCTAATTCAGACTTGTCGGATgcttgtaataataatagcgaaatattaaatggcaaaaattgtatattaaaattaaacagAACTTTTGAGAAATTAGAACTAAAAGATGAATGTAACACAGGTGATATTAATATACCCATTAAAGTAGACTATAATGATATCGAAGAATTACCAGTAGAAAATtctaaaaattcaaatatagCTGATGATACGAATATGCATTTACGTCAACTTCCTGAATTAAAAGATAAGAACAACCTAACAAATTACAATTTATCAAAGGAAATAAATGGAAGTCTGAAGTATAATTATCCAAATGTGCAAAATACGGAATATTCTGATGTAAGTGACAGTAAGAGAACAATAAAATTGGAagataatgatgataatcTGATTAATGTGTCCAGTTGTGTAACTTATGAAGAGGcgaataatagtaataatagaggtaataacaataataataatgccGATGTACTGGGGAACGATATAGAGTACACAGAAAGGAACAtccattataattttattaataataatagtagcagtagcagtaaCAGTGACAACAACAATAACAGAAATATGAATAGTACTAGTATGTGTATGAGTATTAGTAACAATCACAGTAATAATCATGTTTCCgtaaatgatgaaaataggAATATATCGTATAATTTAAGCAATAACATAGTAATTGAAAAACAAAACGATAACATTTCTCAGTATACATGTAATAGTAAACGTTTAGATGAAaaggatataataaaatatgaaattatgCGTTATTATAACAGAAgcgaaataaatgaaaatgttttgaataattatatattgaatatagACAATAGAAAGGAAGATGTTAAGAATAGCAATTTAACGCCGGGTAATAATAATCAGAATTATGACGTAAACATAGAAGACGATACTATTAATTATGAAAtgggaaaaataaatgaggTAAGCACCAATAAAATggatgtaaataaatttagcaatataaaagaattaagtgaaccaaataaattaattaatataaatgaaaagaaagacattaatgaaataaataattttagtaaTGACAGTAAAGAGAAccacataaatattttgggAAAACATTTAGAAGAAAAACATATGAATGATTCCATTTTATTGGATATGaattactttaataaaacaGTGCTATATAACAATGGTAATGAAAGTGAGGTGGATacaaaaaattcaaataacATGGACATTCAGAATGATATTCATAACAATAGTGGCGTTATTATTGGCACTAACATGAATAACAGTAGCGGAATGGATAACAGTGTTGGCATGCATCTTATAAACAGTATGAACAGTGTAAACAACATGGGCAGGGTgaacaattataataaatttgttgATTACACGGGAGGCTcatatttcaatataataGAAAGTAAATCACGTAATGAGGATTTGTATTCTTTAAAACGGAGCGAATTAGGGAATAATGCATTATTTAGTAAAGATATAAATAGAAGTATATTATACCAAGAGAAGATTAGCAATGAAAATGCTACTAAAGAGGACAATTAtacaaatgaaataaaaggaTTTAGTCTTGTACACTTAGAAAATAGGAACTATATTCCAAGTGACAGGattaataatgatattaatattgataataatgatagtaggaacaataataatgatagtaggaacaataataatgatagtaggaacaataataatgttagtggtaataataataacggtgttagttataataatattgatagtagtgataaaaataataataatgatagtagtgataataataataataatgttagtagtgataataataataataataataataatgataatgatagtagtaataataataatgataatgatagtagtaataataataatgataatgatagtagtagtaataatgatactagtattattaataataggaATGTTAATATGatggaaaagataaaaaatttaagcaaagcattaaataaagaaaatgtgTTCGTTCACACAAATTATAATACACTTATGATTCCAAAAGGTGAACTAAATGAGGAAAGcataaatagtaataatatatatgaagaacAAGCATTagaggaaataaaaaatagattaaaaggtaattatatttattctttgcaaaatgtaaaaaatagtgAGAATAcaagtaataatatagataatttttcaaatgaatcatataatatatctttggatttaaaaaatgtaaattttgtagaaaataatatgataGAAAATTTGTGTGATCCGAATAAACCGTATGATATTgcaaattattataacaaaaatttcGTACATcgtgaaaatgaaaatggtACTAATAAACCTCCACCTATAGCcaatataagtaaatatgaagaaaatataaatattaatactaataataatgctaatagtagtagtaatagtaatagtagtacTAATAGTAACTGTAATAGTAGTACTAATAGTAACTGTAATAGTAGTACTAATAGTAACTGTAATAGTAAGGGTTTGCGCAATAATGGGGAATATAATATGattatgaaaaaagagaataatagtaatgatCATTATAGGAATAGCAAAGCTAATAAAAAGCGCTGTATATCATCGAGAATACATTTACCGAATAACATGAATAAAGAAAAGGGTgattataagaatattttaaatttaaagaataaCAGGAAGAAGTGCAGTACTACTAATATAGATGAGTATGACACAGAAATAGAAGAAATGAAGCtaaagaaaaaggaatttagaaaaatgattctaaataataaatcaGAATTTACTACTATAAATGAGAGtgatgaattatataaaactgTTTTAtactttgaaaaaaaaaataagaaaattttaaaaatgagaaaatcGTTAAGGCGAAAAAGAAAGCTTAAAAGATTGATAAACTCGGAAAATGATGATCCTCAAACGTGCATGGAGAATAATACTGCTACGGCTTCTACTTCCACTACTACTGCTtctagtaataatagtaataataataatactaataagGCGATCGTGAAATATGACCGAGTAAAAGTTGAAGAGAAGGAAAACTGGAAAAACATTTCCTTGGATAAAAGCGAAAATACGGGagttcaaaattttttgagTGAtgatgcatttatatatcaaGAATGTTTCAATAATATTGATAGTAACCAAAGTGCAAAAGGAATTATTACGGAAAACAAGGACATGCATACATCCATTTCAACTAACAAAGAGGAAAACAACAACAGTAATTCTTACATTAACgtgataaataataatgattttaATTCATATTGTGCTTATAGCaaaaacaatgaaaaaaatgaaacacaTTATACTCTTAATTACTGCCCACAGTATTTGAACAATGATGGTATATTAGatgcagaaaaaaatataaattgcACAATAAATGttacaaaaaatgaatatatatcaaatgaGTGGACAAGTAATGATGATAGgtcaaataataattcaaagGAAGATTACAACCATCAAGTGGaaaatagtaacagtaataataataatactagtACTGTAGGTAGCATGTTTGGTAATGGTTCGGGCAAATGCACTATGccgttaaataaaaatacaggaggaatatataatattagtacaattaatgataataattatgctagtaatatttattctagTAATGTAGTTcctataaaaaatgaaaaaacttaCTCAGACCAAGGTGAATGTACCACAGATAGTTATGCTTGTAATCCTAGTAAACGTATGAATAGTGAATCTTGTGCCGGTTATAATGATACACTTAAAAAGAATGAATTTTCATGCTCTCAATTAAACAGTGGTATGGATATAAGTATGTTCGGtgtgaaaaatgaaaacagcAACGTTACTAATACCaacaatgataataataatattagcgCAGGTAGTGGCAGTATAAGTGGAGTTAATAATGGCATAACGGAGTCTTCCCGTTCACTTGAGGAATTTGTTAGTCATGAATTGAGCGAGAATTCTCAAGAAAAGACcaaaataaaagatgaaGTAAATAATGAACCCGCAGGAAAAAGATTAAACTCAAGAAGAAAATTAAGagatagaaaagaaaaatgtagaaaagatgatgattatatatatgatgatgAAACAATTAATGAGGCagttaaaaaaggaagaagtaATAAAGGCAAAAATAAAGGCAATAATACCTTGAAGAAAAATAGGAATAACGGTGAAAGTAGTAGGATTAATAATAGCActagtaacagtaataataattttcatgtGAACTACTGCAATTCAGATATTATGCAGAAAAATGGTGAAGCGATGGTATTTCACCATAATGATGAAGAGGAACTAAATAGAGGAAACGAACTGGTGTCCGTTAAGCAAGAAATGGCAGGAAGGTggattaatgaaaataatgtaGACTTAAGTAGGACTACATATAAGCATGAGCCATTATCTTATGACTTGGAAAATAATGTATCAAATGGTACAAATAATGCTGCaggatttaataaaaaggatgatttagaaaaagaaaagaatgtAAGTACGAGCGTAGCAGAGGCTAATAAAAACGCTGTTACAGAGACTAGTACTGTGAGTAATAGTGCTGTAGGATATAGTACTGTGGATAGTGGTACTGTAAAAAGTAGTGCTTCAGACAATAGCACAGTAGAAAATACAAACGGTGGTAGTGCTATAGAAGAGGGAAACAATAAGTTATTACATGATAATTGTGCGGAAAATCAACATAATAAAAGCGATAAGGATTTGAAACCAAAAAGGAAACAGAAGAGGAATgtgaaattatataaagcccagaaaaataaaggagAAACAACACTGGAAAAAAAGTTACGAATAAAAATTTGCTTAGAagattattataaaagaaacaaagaaatatataatgggATTGATACACTCTCACCTATTGACGATATTAATTTGCCATCTATTGAAGATGAAACatttaatgataatttagcaattctttttaaaaaaaaaaaaaaaaatttgatatGTTCTAGTTGCCTCTATTcgtataaaatacaaataagtAAAAGACATGAATTTATGGATCTCATAAAAGCaagaaataatgatatggacacatataatgaattaaaagaaaaggatatggaagaaaaatgtaaagagttaacaataataacaaagaaaaaaaatagcagtAAGAGATGTAAAAACAGAGCAGAGGATATAAGACATGGAAATTGTGTACCTCTTGAATTGGAAGCAGggacatatgtatatgaaaaaatgaaaagcgAAAAATATTTGGATATCAATTTGTATAAAGAATTAGTGGAGAAAAATGTGGTTGTAGAAAATTATTGCAAGATAacattttattgtttatgtggttattataaatatatcaaagaAGATGATGAATggaaacaaataataaattgttattatgaagaaaatgaagaacAAAAACCAAAAGCACCTTATGTATTTTGTACCAAATGTAAAGAATTATTGATAACGAATAGGTTTCTTGATAAAGataaaactaaaattataatgatatGTGATTGTGGAAGTAGAAATTATGATCGAACGAATTACTTTTGGTCAAGAAGAGGTAATATTAAACAAAGAAAAGCTCCTCAAATATTATGTGATGAATGCCATTCAAAAATGTGGGTACATACTTGGCTTGATGATATTGGATCAAAagttaaattattatgtaagtgtggttttaaaaattatttaaagaaaaacaatAACTGGGTTAGAAGTCCAAGATGGAAAAAACCTGTACCATTAATTATTTGCAATTCTTGTCAACAGAAAATGTATATGAGTCAGTGGTTAAATAATGACGGCACAAAAGTTAAAATGAAATGTGAATGTGGATGGAAAACATTAATTAAAGAAGGAAATACATGGGTTAGGAGTGAATGGtccaaaaaattattatgtcttagattagtaaaaaatccagatttattacaaaagaaatataatattcatgcacgtaaaaagattaaatcagaagaagaagaagaagaggaagaaggggaagaagaagaagaaggggaagaagaagaagaatcATTATCCGATATAAACAGTCAACGAGGTgacaatagtaataataaaaatgatccCCAATCCTATTCAGTGAGTGAAATGATAATGAACCATAACGATACAATTATAAAAGAGCTAACTAATAATAAAGCGGAAGGCTGTATAAAAGGCGAAAGCAATTCAAGTGTCCGAATGAAGCGTAATGATTCCAAAATTGGTAATGAATTAATTGACAGCAGTGTGCTAAGCCAGAAGAAACTTTTTATGAacagtagtaataattacggcaataacaataataataataattgcaataataacaataataataataattgcaataataatgagaatattgggaataataataataataacaatagttCCAGCGCCATTGATACTAGATCGAGTGATATGCTACTCCGTATAGAAGCAGAAGATGCAAGtgatatgaacaaaaaaaatgtctGTGATGAAACAATTTTCAACAAATGTAATAGcaacagtaacagtaacagtaacagtaatagtaacagtaacaataatgGCAATATTGAAAACTTATGTAATCAAGGTATGGACAACTTAAAGCgatttttgaattttaaaaataatgtttttgGAAGTAGTTCAACAAAAAATGCGGATTATTATATCTGTAATGCAGAAAAAGAGAGTGGTATTCACAGtccatataataatatgataaataatCGGAAGAATATGGTTACAAGAGCTGGACATTATGGATCTAACGAATATAaacaagaaaataataaaacaaacatAGAACGAAACATCCATCCATATTGGgatgatataaattttgaTATAATGTCGAATGATAACAATCAGAAAAAGAAGCAGGCAGTATtggaaaaaaacaaaagtaatcaaaagaaaaataataatgtatattctAGCGAACAACTGAGTAATCCAGAAAGTTTTGCAGTCGCTAATGTTGCTGCTGGTGGCACCACCACATCTTCTAGCTCAATTGCATATACGTTAATGTACGAGGACAGTGAACCAAGTAATGGTCAAAGATATAAAACTCATCAAACAGATGAAGAAATAtcaaatgataatattttgGATGAAAATAGTGGTGTTATTATAGATAGCATAAATAATCGTCAGGGTAGTGTAAATCGAAATATTGGAAAATTATCGCAATATCCTATTAACAGAAGTGTATCCtatgatttttataatataaaagatagtGCGAATGGTGCAAATAAAACAGGAAAACAACTAAGTAAagcattttataataattttaattgctatgttaataataattattgtgataataatattgaagaaaattattttaaccaACCCGTTCTTTCGCATATTAATGAAGATAATTACACAAATGATAGTAGTGCAAACGCAAACCTTTATGATGCATATAACAGTGTGGtaaatagtagtaatagcaACAGAATTGGAAATAATAATGGCAGTAATAATGGAAGTATTATCGGAAGTGTTATCGGAAGTAATAATGGCAGTAATAACGAAAGTAATAACGACAGTATTATCGGCAGTAATAATGGTAGTATTATGGGCAGTAATAACGGTAGTAATATTAACACTTTTCAGcatattaatagtaataataattatgaagtAAGTTACAATATGAGTACCATATCTGCGAATTCTTTACCTGATCAGTTCACTGATAATGAGGATGATGATGCATCTGTTTTATCATATAAGTTGGGTTatgataagaaaaaatttctaCAGGATTATTTgaagaaattaaatattcaCATAAGTgaatatgatataaatacacttgtagaaaatttaaatgatgaTACGTTATTTGAAACctttttggaaaaattatCAATTGATAAAAACCAAATGGGTAAGAATAAATTGGATGATAATGCTGTGAATGTAAGTGCGTATTATCAAAATCAACTGTGtctaaatgaaatatatgataagAACAACTTATGTTCATATGAAGATTTTACAAGGGATATATATGCAAGTGAACTGTATCAAAATGATTTGTATAAAAATGCATTGTACCAAAATGATTTATACGAAAACAGATTTTATGATAACATTGTTAAAAATGcgtttaataaaaataataattttattgaaaaaagcCCAGGAGAAAATAACATGATCaatgatgataatattaaAGTGATTATAGGAGAAAACAAGAtggataaaaatgaattaaaaaataataatatgaatattaataatgaaaaaataaatgaaactTTGAATTCAACTCTTATGGAGAAAAATGATGTGCCTACCTATCcgattaatattaaaaaagaaagggaTAAAAGTTTTATGAGCAAggatataatgaataaaagaTTAATGGACAATATAAGCAGTAATGATTATTTTAACATGACCTACAATTTTATGGATGACCTAAGTACAAAGGGAAAGTACCACATGGAAATGAACCGAAATGtagataatttaaatgaaaatataaatttgaaaaatgttGATAATTGCGAAAGTATTGGTATTAGCggtgataataaaatatttagtaaCAGCACTACTGCGGAAAATATAGgcgtaaaaaaatttgagcatattacatataaagaagacataaatatgaatatcaGCAATAATAGCGGCAATGTAAGTAATAATAGCGGTAAtgtaagtaataataactgCATTACTGGTGACAATATTACATGTTACGAGAACGAGAACTTGTTAAATCtttgtaattttaatgaTGAGTCTGAATACTTTACAAaccaatttaaaaatatcatcGATCATATATTATCGGATAAATCAACTccaattgaaaaaaaaacctttaataattatgtaaaaacgattgcaaataatttttgtaacaACCCAAATAAGGAAGACCCtgttttaaatgaaaatcgATGTTTCAATATCAACACAGGGATATGCGAAGAAGgggaaaattatttaaaaggaGATAATGAAATAGATGATagtaagaaaaattataaggaattattattatcatttgcGGAAACTCAAAATGACAACTCAGCATGTATAGATAACAATTTTTGTAATGATTATAAcacatatgaaaatatattatgtatacaaaaaatgaatgaaaaaggaaagagTGAACTTTCGTCCTCCTTATATAAATCACAATTGAATGAAATTAGTCAAGACaaaaatgatttaaatgaaattatttctgcatataattttaattcagATAGTGAAGAAAAAGTGTGTATGCAcgaaagaaaatataaaataaatgattttataactgtatgtacatattgccatgaatatattaactaCAATATGgattgtaatattatatctGCCAACAATTTAGACTGTAATAATGACTTAGTACATAAATCGAACATTCATGAAGATATTGTAATTCAGAATAACTACTTAAAGAATTATGAGGATGCTGTtagcgaaaaaaaaattatgaaggaATATTGCAGTGATAATATATACAGTCCGGTGAAATATGAGAATAAATAtgctttaaattttttagacTCTCAAATTAAGTGCAGTACTAATTCGTCAAAAAGAATTGgtaaaaatgatattgtTGGTATTAACAGCAATAACAGCAGCAACAGCAGTAGCAATAACAGCAGCAATAACAGCAGCAATAGCAGTAGCAATAACAGTAGCAATACCAGTAGCAGTAGTGGTATCTCTAACCAATGGTTCAATAAAAACATACCAATCGTTGAAAATGTAGAACATAATCAAATTTACAGTCAGTACTGCgattattatatgaataataagaaCATTTTAGATGATGTGCAAATAACGAATAACTACTTAAACAACCCATTTTTGCACGATCAAAATAAGTACACCCCTGTTGGTGATAACTGTACGAATATCCACACAACGACAAGAAAaagtgaaaattttatttttaacgaAGATAATAGCAAAAATTACCTAGGAAGTACTACGAATTATATCAATGGAATAAACAGCTCTAATGAAGAAGAATTACCATATAAAAAAGCttcatttaatgaaaataattttaacagTAATAACCGTGATGATAATTATCAAGAAAACTACACGAACTATATAAATCCAGAATGCAATAACAATTcttgttataatattatacacaCCTAA
- the H2B.Z gene encoding histone H2B variant, putative — protein sequence MSGKGPAQKAQAAKKTAGKTLGPRHKRKRRTESFSLYIFKVLKQVHPETGVTKKSMNIMNSFINDIFDRLVTEATRLIRYNKKRTLSSREIQTAVRLLLPGELSKHAVSEGTKAVTKYTTSGA from the coding sequence atgtcAGGAAAAGGACCAGCACAAAAAGCACAAGCTGCAAAAAAAACGGCAGGAAAAACTTTGGGGCCAAggcataaaagaaaaagaagaacagAATCTTTTTcactttacatttttaaagtttTAAAACAAGTACATCCAGAAACAGGAGTGACGAAAAAAAGTATGAACATTAtgaattcatttattaatgaCATTTTTGACAGATTAGTTACGGAAGCAACTAGACTAATtcgttataataaaaaaagaaccTTATCCTCACGTGAAATTCAAACAGCCGTTAGATTACTATTACCTGGTGAATTGTCAAAGCATGCTGTCTCAGAAGGTACCAAAGCCGTAACAAAATATACGACCAGTGgtgcataa